In Fodinicola acaciae, the following proteins share a genomic window:
- a CDS encoding permease, which yields MDVAGQAILRALAMAGSMTWEILWALILGFVLSAVVQAVVRRATVVRLLGDDRPRTLAIATGLGVASSSCSYAAVALARSLFRKGANFTAAMAFEIASTNLVIELGVILALLMGWQFTLAEFVGGPVMIVILAVLFRIFLRKKLLEKALEQANRGVAGSMEGHAAMDMSIAMDGTLWKRLRSAQGSTAVSHIFVMEWAAVWKDIVGGLLIAGAIGAWVPDSFWKTFFLSDNATLAAIWGPIVGPLVAVVSFVCSIGNVPLALVLWNGGISFGGVVAFIFADLIILPIINIYRKYYGLKMAAILTGAFYLSMVLAGYLVELVFGALQLIPAQRGMTLMETGISWNYTTWLNIAFLVLAAVLVLRFVRTGGLPMLRMMSGSPDSTHSH from the coding sequence ATGGATGTCGCAGGCCAGGCGATCCTCAGGGCGCTGGCGATGGCCGGGTCGATGACCTGGGAGATCCTGTGGGCCCTGATCCTGGGGTTCGTGCTCTCCGCGGTCGTGCAGGCGGTCGTCCGGCGCGCGACGGTCGTCCGGCTGCTGGGCGACGACCGGCCGCGTACGCTCGCGATCGCCACCGGTCTCGGCGTCGCCTCCTCGTCCTGCTCGTACGCGGCGGTCGCGCTGGCCAGGTCGTTGTTTCGCAAAGGCGCCAACTTCACCGCGGCGATGGCCTTCGAGATCGCCTCCACCAACCTGGTGATCGAGCTCGGTGTGATCCTGGCGCTGCTGATGGGATGGCAGTTCACCCTCGCCGAGTTCGTCGGCGGTCCGGTGATGATCGTGATCCTGGCCGTACTTTTCCGGATCTTCCTGCGAAAGAAGCTGCTGGAGAAGGCGCTGGAGCAGGCCAACCGCGGTGTCGCCGGCTCGATGGAGGGTCACGCCGCGATGGACATGAGCATCGCGATGGACGGCACACTGTGGAAACGGCTGCGGTCGGCGCAGGGAAGCACGGCGGTGTCACACATTTTCGTGATGGAGTGGGCCGCGGTGTGGAAGGACATCGTCGGCGGCCTGCTGATCGCCGGCGCGATCGGTGCCTGGGTTCCTGACAGCTTCTGGAAGACGTTTTTCCTTTCGGACAACGCGACGCTCGCGGCGATCTGGGGACCGATCGTCGGTCCGCTGGTCGCGGTGGTGAGTTTCGTCTGCTCCATCGGAAACGTGCCGCTCGCGCTCGTGCTGTGGAACGGCGGCATCAGCTTCGGCGGCGTGGTCGCCTTCATCTTCGCCGACCTGATCATCCTGCCGATCATCAACATCTACCGGAAATACTACGGACTGAAGATGGCCGCGATCCTCACCGGCGCTTTCTATCTGTCGATGGTGCTGGCCGGCTATCTGGTCGAGCTTGTTTTCGGCGCGCTGCAACTGATCCCGGCGCAGCGCGGCATGACCTTGATGGAGACCGGCATCAGCTGGAACTACACCACCTGGCTCAACATCGCCTTCCTGGTCCTGGCCGCGGTGCTGGTCCTCCGGTTCGTACGCACCGGCGGCCTCCCGATGCTCCGCATGATGAGCGGCTCACCGGATTCCACCCACTCTCACTGA
- a CDS encoding GNAT family N-acetyltransferase, whose translation MIRVAREDDLEVLQDIERSAGQPFADLGMPEIAGDEPPSLADLRAYADAGRAWVFEEDGQPVAYVIVDLVDGNAHIEQVSVRAESARRGIGRALIEQVAGWARARGCPALTLTSFVDVPWNVPYYQRLGFVRMTDIGPELRAIRAREAAHGLDRWPRACLRLAL comes from the coding sequence ATGATCCGAGTGGCCCGCGAGGACGATCTGGAGGTCCTGCAGGACATCGAACGATCGGCCGGTCAGCCGTTCGCGGACCTCGGCATGCCGGAGATCGCCGGCGACGAGCCGCCGTCGCTGGCCGACCTGCGCGCGTACGCGGACGCCGGTCGTGCCTGGGTCTTCGAGGAGGACGGCCAGCCGGTCGCGTACGTGATCGTGGACCTCGTCGACGGCAACGCGCACATCGAGCAGGTGTCCGTACGCGCCGAGTCGGCGCGGCGCGGCATCGGTCGAGCGCTGATCGAGCAGGTGGCTGGCTGGGCTCGCGCACGCGGATGTCCGGCGCTGACGCTCACATCGTTTGTCGACGTGCCGTGGAACGTGCCGTACTACCAGCGGTTGGGGTTCGTACGCATGACCGACATCGGTCCTGAGCTGCGCGCCATCCGCGCACGCGAGGCGGCGCACGGCCTCGACCGTTGGCCGCGCGCGTGCCTACGGCTCGCGCTCTGA
- a CDS encoding biotin transporter BioY, which produces MPPSRRLLATDLAQIAVFAAFIAVLGLMPGIYVFSSAVPITLQTLGVMLTGCLLGSRRAALTLALFIVLVAVGFPLLAGGRGGIGVFFGPSGGFVIGWLVGAYVTGLIVERSLPKLGFVKALLACLAGGVVAIYAIGIPYWAVAVGSLTTAAVQSLAFIPGDVAKAVIVSLIAVAVHRAYPTIVPVAKAHAARADVTSSREG; this is translated from the coding sequence ATGCCTCCATCCCGCCGCCTGCTGGCCACCGATCTCGCTCAGATCGCGGTGTTCGCCGCGTTCATCGCCGTCCTCGGGCTGATGCCGGGGATCTACGTCTTCAGCAGCGCCGTGCCGATCACGCTGCAGACACTCGGCGTGATGCTCACCGGGTGCCTGCTCGGCAGCCGCCGCGCCGCGCTGACGTTGGCGCTGTTCATCGTGCTGGTGGCGGTCGGCTTCCCACTGCTCGCCGGCGGCCGCGGCGGCATCGGCGTCTTCTTCGGTCCGAGCGGCGGCTTCGTGATCGGCTGGCTGGTCGGAGCGTACGTGACCGGCCTGATCGTCGAGCGGTCGCTGCCGAAGCTCGGCTTCGTCAAGGCGCTGCTGGCCTGCCTGGCCGGTGGCGTGGTGGCGATCTACGCGATCGGCATCCCGTACTGGGCCGTCGCGGTCGGCAGCCTGACCACGGCGGCGGTCCAGTCGCTGGCGTTCATCCCCGGCGATGTCGCCAAGGCGGTGATCGTGTCACTGATCGCGGTCGCCGTGCACCGTGCGTATCCGACCATCGTCCCCGTCGCGAAGGCCCACGCCGCCAGGGCCGACGTAACCTCGTCGCGTGAAGGCTGA
- a CDS encoding class I adenylate-forming enzyme family protein, translating into MKADGLVGADLRRHAELRPDAFALDDGQVRVTWSELLERVLGAARELRWRGVRPGDRLALEGGSPTQTVTWFLAADWLGAAALVTDPLWSAAERRPIDRAARPSYVIDASQTRASTRPLSITGDDETLFYLGTTSGSTGGPKVFTRTRRSWHRTFPAFTDLTGLSTEDVVLTAGRMSTSGGLFAVMHAISAGAGSLILPDWSPTKAAALAREATVAHLIPAMLNALEPIWRQDPAGLHTILTVGAKLDSDLAVRVEKALPGCRIVEYYGSSEQSLISARTTEPPHSVGTPPSNVDIEIRDGEVFVRSDMLFAGYLSDGVHAEAGDWVSVGDHGILDASGALIIHGRGATVVVSGGTKVCAEEVEAVLRNAPGVTEAVVVGLPHPRLGQVVAAVLQPASVDRRAVRAYAADRLSPGKRPRRWLPVDRIPLTASGKVARAAVAEMLS; encoded by the coding sequence GTGAAGGCTGACGGGCTGGTCGGCGCCGACCTGCGGCGCCACGCGGAGCTGCGCCCTGATGCGTTTGCGCTGGATGACGGTCAGGTCAGGGTCACCTGGTCGGAGCTGCTGGAGCGCGTGCTCGGCGCGGCGCGCGAGCTGCGGTGGCGAGGCGTACGCCCAGGCGACCGGCTCGCGCTGGAAGGCGGCAGCCCGACGCAGACGGTGACGTGGTTCCTGGCCGCCGACTGGCTCGGCGCCGCCGCGCTGGTCACCGATCCGCTCTGGTCGGCCGCCGAGCGCCGGCCCATCGACCGGGCCGCACGGCCGTCGTATGTCATCGACGCTTCTCAGACGCGCGCCTCCACCCGACCACTGAGCATCACCGGCGACGACGAGACGCTTTTCTATCTGGGCACGACCTCCGGCAGCACCGGCGGACCGAAGGTTTTCACGCGTACGCGCCGATCCTGGCACCGCACCTTTCCGGCGTTCACCGACCTCACCGGACTGTCCACAGAGGACGTCGTGCTGACCGCCGGCCGGATGTCCACCTCCGGCGGCCTTTTCGCCGTCATGCATGCGATCTCGGCCGGCGCGGGCAGCCTCATCCTGCCGGACTGGTCCCCCACCAAGGCGGCCGCGCTGGCCCGCGAGGCGACCGTCGCGCATCTCATCCCGGCGATGCTCAACGCGCTCGAGCCGATCTGGCGACAGGATCCGGCCGGGTTGCACACAATCCTCACCGTCGGCGCGAAACTCGACTCGGATCTGGCCGTACGCGTGGAAAAAGCGCTGCCGGGTTGCCGGATCGTCGAATATTACGGCTCGTCCGAGCAGTCGTTGATCAGCGCTCGTACGACCGAGCCGCCGCATTCGGTCGGCACTCCACCGTCCAATGTGGACATCGAGATCCGCGACGGTGAGGTGTTCGTACGATCTGACATGCTGTTCGCCGGCTATCTGAGCGACGGCGTACACGCCGAGGCCGGCGATTGGGTTTCGGTCGGCGACCACGGCATTCTCGATGCGAGCGGCGCATTGATTATTCACGGCCGGGGTGCGACCGTCGTCGTCAGTGGTGGCACCAAAGTCTGCGCCGAGGAGGTGGAAGCCGTGCTTCGCAACGCACCGGGCGTGACCGAGGCGGTCGTCGTCGGTCTCCCGCATCCCCGCCTCGGCCAGGTCGTCGCGGCCGTGCTGCAGCCGGCGAGCGTCGATCGCCGCGCCGTCCGGGCGTACGCGGCGGATCGGCTCAGCCCCGGCAAACGGCCGCGGCGCTGGCTGCCCGTCGACCGGATTCCCCTGACGGCGAGCGGGAAAGTCGCGCGAGCGGCGGTCGCGGAGATGCTGTCGTGA